A region of the Nitrospirota bacterium genome:
TACACCGTGACCAGCCAACTGATGGTCACGGGCTTTTTCGCGCTGGTCGTCTACGTGATGAGTCTGATTGTCGGCTTTGTCCTGCACGGCACGCACTTTTTTTCCATCCTGGCGCCGGCGGGTACACCAGGATGGCTGTTGCCGTTGATGGTTCCGATCGAGATCATCAGCCAGCTCGCGCGGCCCGTGACCTTGGCGGTCCGGCTTTTTGCCAACATGACCGCGGGTCATATCATCCTGATCGTGCTCTTTTCGCTCATGATGACGGCGCCGATCTATATCGGCTGGCTGCCGTTCGGGTTCACGGTGGCGATCTACGGCTTGGAGGTGTTCGTGGCGTTCATTCAGGCCTATATTTTCACGATTTTGACGTGCGTCTATTTGGGAGACGCTGTTAAACTGCACTAACCGTTCACTGCACGGAAGGGAGAGCACACGATGGATGCATCGGCAGCAGCGTTGTTG
Encoded here:
- a CDS encoding F0F1 ATP synthase subunit A yields the protein MENPLHHFELHPLVPLSLFGLDISINKAIIMMWIACGLVFLFFYVATQGRSLVPRRVQNIAEVAVEFLRGLAVENMGPLGHKFFPFIATLFFFVLFANLLGLIPGAYTVTSQLMVTGFFALVVYVMSLIVGFVLHGTHFFSILAPAGTPGWLLPLMVPIEIISQLARPVTLAVRLFANMTAGHIILIVLFSLMMTAPIYIGWLPFGFTVAIYGLEVFVAFIQAYIFTILTCVYLGDAVKLH